The following are from one region of the Elgaria multicarinata webbii isolate HBS135686 ecotype San Diego chromosome 13, rElgMul1.1.pri, whole genome shotgun sequence genome:
- the SHKBP1 gene encoding SH3KBP1-binding protein 1 isoform X1 codes for MATAAGPGAGAGAELVQLNVGGRRFSTSRRTLTWIPDSFFSSLLSGRISTLKDETGAIFIDRDPEIFTPILNFLRTKELDVRRTNISLLLHEAQFYGITPLVRRLQLQEELDRSSCGSVLFNGYLPAPVFPAKRWNRHSVTGAQLAVRSGNLTERALVRRSNTMPPNLGNAGLLGRLLEERSSAAGALNDPGMVRLVCGHHNWIAVAYAQFLVCYRMKETSGWQLAFCSPRLDWVIDRVALNARVLGGSLGDSDKMVAAASCSEILLWALQADGNGTEIGVFHLGVPVEGLFFVGSQLIATSHTGKIGVWNAVTKHWQTQDMVPINSYDAAGSFLLLGCNNGSIYYVDVQKFPLRMKDNDLLVTELYRDPSEDAITALSVYLTPKSSNSGNWIEIAYGTSSGKVRVIVQHPETVGSGPQLFQTFAVHRSPVTKVMLSERHLISVCADNNHVRTWTVTRFRGMISTQPGSTPLASFKILALESVDGHGGCSAGTDIGPFGERDDQQVFLQKVVPDASKLYVRLSSTGKRICEVCSVDGTPITAFMVQECEGSSRIGSRPRRYLFTGHSNGSLQMWDLTTAMEMVGHVPDTGGLSEEELLRELEQCDLALSHSLETSPAGSVTPTSTPCAASTSSFQLHDADGARERPARGSPALLPRHLSRENPTHPDVPRGDLDKRRQGGNFVERCQELARSSELAQPEGQYAIRSRELGARTRRGRPSAGTAGQRAPNPSPLEPTLPLAPSRLRLSETSF; via the exons ATGGCCACAGCGGCGGGGCCgggagccggagccggagccgaGCTGGTCCAGCTCAACGTGGGCGGCCGAAG gTTCAGCACTTCCCGCCGGACCCTCACCTGGATCCCGGACTCCTTTTTCTCCAG CCTCCTGAGCGGCCGGATCTCCACCTTGAAGGATGAAACGGGCGCT ATCTTCATTGACCGAGATCCCGAGATCTTTACCCCCATCCTGAACTTTCTCCGGACGAAAGAGCTTGACGTCAG GAGGACCAACATTTCGCTGCTGCTGCATGAGGCGCAGTTCTATGGCATCACGCCACTCG TCCGCCGCCTGCAGTTGCAGGAGGAGCTGGATCGATCGTCTTGTGGGAGTGTCCTGTTCAATGGCTACCTGCCAGCACCAG TGTTCCCTGCCAAGCGGTGGAACCGCCACAGCGTCACAGGGGCACAGTTGGCTGTCCGGTCGGGGAACCTGACGGAGCGGGCCCTCGTGCGCCGCAGCAACACCATGCCCCCCAACCTCGGAAACGCCGGGCTTCTGGGGCGCCTGCTGGAGGAGAGGAGCTCAGCGGCAG GCGCTCTGAACGACCCGGGCATGGTGCGCCTGGTCTGTGGCCACCATAACTGGATTGCCGTGGCCTACGCTCAGTTCCTTGTCTGTTACAG GATGAAGGAGACGTCTGGCTGGCAGCTGGCCTTTTGTAGCCCCCGGCTGGACTGGGTGATCGACCGGGTGGCGCTGAACGCCCGGGTGCTTGGCGGCTCGCTGGGCGACAGcgacaaaatggtggctgctgcctCTTGCAGCGAGATCCTCCTTTGGGCTCTCCAGGCCGACGGGAACGGCACTGAAATCG GTGTGTTCCACTTGGGAGTCCCCGTGGAGGGTCTGTTCTTTGTGGGCAGCCAGCTCATTGCCACCAGCCACACGGGCAAGATTGGCGTCTGGAACGCGGTCACCAAGCACTGGCAG ACTCAGGACATGGTCCCGATAAACAGCTACGATGCCGCCGGTTCCTTCTTGCTCCTGGGATGCAACAACGGCTCCATCTACTACGTCG ACGTGCAGAAGTTCCCGCTGCGCATGAAGGACAACGACCTCCTGGTGACGGAGCTGTATCGCGATCCCTCTGAGGACGCCATCACTGCGCTCAGTGTCTACCTCACGCCCAAGAGCA GCAACAGCGGCAACTGGATCGAGATTGCCTATGGCACCAGTTCAGGCAAGGTGCGGGTGATCGTCCAGCACCCCGAGACGGTGGGCTCTGGGCCCCAGCTCTTCCAGACCTTTGCCGTCCACCGCAGCCCAGTCACCAAGGTGATGCTGTCCGAGAGGCACCTCATTTCAG tCTGCGCCGACAACAACCACGTCCGCACGTGGACGGTGACAAGGTTCCGTGGGATGATCTCCACACAGCCCGGCTCCACCCCCCTCGCCTCCTTCAAGATCTTGGCACTGGAGTCCGTGGACGGGCACGGGGGCTGCAGCGCCGGCACAGACATtg GCCCTTTTGGTGAGCGGGACGACCAGCAGGTGttcctccagaaggtggtgccagACGCTAGCAAGCTGTACGTGCGGCTCTCCTCCACTGGCAAGAG GATTTGCGAGGTGTGCTCCGTGGACGGCACTCCCATCACGGCCTTCATGGTGCAGGAGTGTGAGGGCTCCAGCCGCATCGGCTCACGCCCACGTCGCTACCTCTTCACTGGCCACAGCAACGGCAGCCTCCAGATGTGGGACCTCACCACCGCCATGGAGATGGTGGGCCACGTGCCag ATACTGGCGGCCTCTCGGAGGAGGAGCTTCTCCGGGAATTGGAGCAGTGTGACTTGGCACTCAGCCACAGCCTAGAGACGAGCCCGGCTGGGTCCGTCACCCCCACAAGCACTCCCTGTGCTGCCAGCACCAG CAGCTTCCAGCTCCATGACGCGGACGGCGCCCGAGAGAGGCCCGCCAGGGGCTCCCCAGCCCTTCTTCCTCGCCACTTGAGCCGTGAGAATCCGACCCACCCTGATGTGCCGCGTGGGGACCTTGACAAGCGGCGCCAGGGCGGGAACTTTGTTGAGCGCTGCCAGGAGCTGGCCCGTTCCTCCGAGCTGGCCCAGCCCGAGGGCCAGTATGCCATCCGTTCCCGGGAGCTGGGGGCCAGGACGAGGCGAGGCAGGCCCTCTGCCGGCACTGCAGGCCAAAGGGCCCCCAACCCCAGCCCTCTGGAGCCCACCCTCCCACTGGCCCCATCCAGACTGCGGCTCAGCGAAACATCTTTCTGA
- the SHKBP1 gene encoding SH3KBP1-binding protein 1 isoform X2 translates to MATAAGPGAGAGAELVQLNVGGRRFSTSRRTLTWIPDSFFSSLLSGRISTLKDETGAIFIDRDPEIFTPILNFLRTKELDVRRTNISLLLHEAQFYGITPLVRRLQLQEELDRSSCGSVLFNGYLPAPVFPAKRWNRHSVTGAQLAVRSGNLTERALVRRSNTMPPNLGNAGLLGRLLEERSSAAGALNDPGMVRLVCGHHNWIAVAYAQFLVCYRMKETSGWQLAFCSPRLDWVIDRVALNARVLGGSLGDSDKMVAAASCSEILLWALQADGNGTEIGVFHLGVPVEGLFFVGSQLIATSHTGKIGVWNAVTKHWQTQDMVPINSYDAAGSFLLLGCNNGSIYYVDVQKFPLRMKDNDLLVTELYRDPSEDAITALSVYLTPKSSNSGNWIEIAYGTSSGKVRVIVQHPETVGSGPQLFQTFAVHRSPVTKVMLSERHLISVCADNNHVRTWTVTRFRGMISTQPGSTPLASFKILALESVDGHGGCSAGTDIGPFGERDDQQVFLQKVVPDASKLYVRLSSTGKRICEVCSVDGTPITAFMVQECEGSSRIGSRPRRYLFTGHSNGSLQMWDLTTAMEMVGHVPDTGGLSEEELLRELEQCDLALSHSLETSPAGSVTPTSTPCAASTSFQLHDADGARERPARGSPALLPRHLSRENPTHPDVPRGDLDKRRQGGNFVERCQELARSSELAQPEGQYAIRSRELGARTRRGRPSAGTAGQRAPNPSPLEPTLPLAPSRLRLSETSF, encoded by the exons ATGGCCACAGCGGCGGGGCCgggagccggagccggagccgaGCTGGTCCAGCTCAACGTGGGCGGCCGAAG gTTCAGCACTTCCCGCCGGACCCTCACCTGGATCCCGGACTCCTTTTTCTCCAG CCTCCTGAGCGGCCGGATCTCCACCTTGAAGGATGAAACGGGCGCT ATCTTCATTGACCGAGATCCCGAGATCTTTACCCCCATCCTGAACTTTCTCCGGACGAAAGAGCTTGACGTCAG GAGGACCAACATTTCGCTGCTGCTGCATGAGGCGCAGTTCTATGGCATCACGCCACTCG TCCGCCGCCTGCAGTTGCAGGAGGAGCTGGATCGATCGTCTTGTGGGAGTGTCCTGTTCAATGGCTACCTGCCAGCACCAG TGTTCCCTGCCAAGCGGTGGAACCGCCACAGCGTCACAGGGGCACAGTTGGCTGTCCGGTCGGGGAACCTGACGGAGCGGGCCCTCGTGCGCCGCAGCAACACCATGCCCCCCAACCTCGGAAACGCCGGGCTTCTGGGGCGCCTGCTGGAGGAGAGGAGCTCAGCGGCAG GCGCTCTGAACGACCCGGGCATGGTGCGCCTGGTCTGTGGCCACCATAACTGGATTGCCGTGGCCTACGCTCAGTTCCTTGTCTGTTACAG GATGAAGGAGACGTCTGGCTGGCAGCTGGCCTTTTGTAGCCCCCGGCTGGACTGGGTGATCGACCGGGTGGCGCTGAACGCCCGGGTGCTTGGCGGCTCGCTGGGCGACAGcgacaaaatggtggctgctgcctCTTGCAGCGAGATCCTCCTTTGGGCTCTCCAGGCCGACGGGAACGGCACTGAAATCG GTGTGTTCCACTTGGGAGTCCCCGTGGAGGGTCTGTTCTTTGTGGGCAGCCAGCTCATTGCCACCAGCCACACGGGCAAGATTGGCGTCTGGAACGCGGTCACCAAGCACTGGCAG ACTCAGGACATGGTCCCGATAAACAGCTACGATGCCGCCGGTTCCTTCTTGCTCCTGGGATGCAACAACGGCTCCATCTACTACGTCG ACGTGCAGAAGTTCCCGCTGCGCATGAAGGACAACGACCTCCTGGTGACGGAGCTGTATCGCGATCCCTCTGAGGACGCCATCACTGCGCTCAGTGTCTACCTCACGCCCAAGAGCA GCAACAGCGGCAACTGGATCGAGATTGCCTATGGCACCAGTTCAGGCAAGGTGCGGGTGATCGTCCAGCACCCCGAGACGGTGGGCTCTGGGCCCCAGCTCTTCCAGACCTTTGCCGTCCACCGCAGCCCAGTCACCAAGGTGATGCTGTCCGAGAGGCACCTCATTTCAG tCTGCGCCGACAACAACCACGTCCGCACGTGGACGGTGACAAGGTTCCGTGGGATGATCTCCACACAGCCCGGCTCCACCCCCCTCGCCTCCTTCAAGATCTTGGCACTGGAGTCCGTGGACGGGCACGGGGGCTGCAGCGCCGGCACAGACATtg GCCCTTTTGGTGAGCGGGACGACCAGCAGGTGttcctccagaaggtggtgccagACGCTAGCAAGCTGTACGTGCGGCTCTCCTCCACTGGCAAGAG GATTTGCGAGGTGTGCTCCGTGGACGGCACTCCCATCACGGCCTTCATGGTGCAGGAGTGTGAGGGCTCCAGCCGCATCGGCTCACGCCCACGTCGCTACCTCTTCACTGGCCACAGCAACGGCAGCCTCCAGATGTGGGACCTCACCACCGCCATGGAGATGGTGGGCCACGTGCCag ATACTGGCGGCCTCTCGGAGGAGGAGCTTCTCCGGGAATTGGAGCAGTGTGACTTGGCACTCAGCCACAGCCTAGAGACGAGCCCGGCTGGGTCCGTCACCCCCACAAGCACTCCCTGTGCTGCCAGCACCAG CTTCCAGCTCCATGACGCGGACGGCGCCCGAGAGAGGCCCGCCAGGGGCTCCCCAGCCCTTCTTCCTCGCCACTTGAGCCGTGAGAATCCGACCCACCCTGATGTGCCGCGTGGGGACCTTGACAAGCGGCGCCAGGGCGGGAACTTTGTTGAGCGCTGCCAGGAGCTGGCCCGTTCCTCCGAGCTGGCCCAGCCCGAGGGCCAGTATGCCATCCGTTCCCGGGAGCTGGGGGCCAGGACGAGGCGAGGCAGGCCCTCTGCCGGCACTGCAGGCCAAAGGGCCCCCAACCCCAGCCCTCTGGAGCCCACCCTCCCACTGGCCCCATCCAGACTGCGGCTCAGCGAAACATCTTTCTGA
- the SHKBP1 gene encoding SH3KBP1-binding protein 1 isoform X3 encodes MPPNLGNAGLLGRLLEERSSAAGALNDPGMVRLVCGHHNWIAVAYAQFLVCYRMKETSGWQLAFCSPRLDWVIDRVALNARVLGGSLGDSDKMVAAASCSEILLWALQADGNGTEIGVFHLGVPVEGLFFVGSQLIATSHTGKIGVWNAVTKHWQTQDMVPINSYDAAGSFLLLGCNNGSIYYVDVQKFPLRMKDNDLLVTELYRDPSEDAITALSVYLTPKSSNSGNWIEIAYGTSSGKVRVIVQHPETVGSGPQLFQTFAVHRSPVTKVMLSERHLISVCADNNHVRTWTVTRFRGMISTQPGSTPLASFKILALESVDGHGGCSAGTDIGPFGERDDQQVFLQKVVPDASKLYVRLSSTGKRICEVCSVDGTPITAFMVQECEGSSRIGSRPRRYLFTGHSNGSLQMWDLTTAMEMVGHVPDTGGLSEEELLRELEQCDLALSHSLETSPAGSVTPTSTPCAASTSSFQLHDADGARERPARGSPALLPRHLSRENPTHPDVPRGDLDKRRQGGNFVERCQELARSSELAQPEGQYAIRSRELGARTRRGRPSAGTAGQRAPNPSPLEPTLPLAPSRLRLSETSF; translated from the exons ATGCCCCCCAACCTCGGAAACGCCGGGCTTCTGGGGCGCCTGCTGGAGGAGAGGAGCTCAGCGGCAG GCGCTCTGAACGACCCGGGCATGGTGCGCCTGGTCTGTGGCCACCATAACTGGATTGCCGTGGCCTACGCTCAGTTCCTTGTCTGTTACAG GATGAAGGAGACGTCTGGCTGGCAGCTGGCCTTTTGTAGCCCCCGGCTGGACTGGGTGATCGACCGGGTGGCGCTGAACGCCCGGGTGCTTGGCGGCTCGCTGGGCGACAGcgacaaaatggtggctgctgcctCTTGCAGCGAGATCCTCCTTTGGGCTCTCCAGGCCGACGGGAACGGCACTGAAATCG GTGTGTTCCACTTGGGAGTCCCCGTGGAGGGTCTGTTCTTTGTGGGCAGCCAGCTCATTGCCACCAGCCACACGGGCAAGATTGGCGTCTGGAACGCGGTCACCAAGCACTGGCAG ACTCAGGACATGGTCCCGATAAACAGCTACGATGCCGCCGGTTCCTTCTTGCTCCTGGGATGCAACAACGGCTCCATCTACTACGTCG ACGTGCAGAAGTTCCCGCTGCGCATGAAGGACAACGACCTCCTGGTGACGGAGCTGTATCGCGATCCCTCTGAGGACGCCATCACTGCGCTCAGTGTCTACCTCACGCCCAAGAGCA GCAACAGCGGCAACTGGATCGAGATTGCCTATGGCACCAGTTCAGGCAAGGTGCGGGTGATCGTCCAGCACCCCGAGACGGTGGGCTCTGGGCCCCAGCTCTTCCAGACCTTTGCCGTCCACCGCAGCCCAGTCACCAAGGTGATGCTGTCCGAGAGGCACCTCATTTCAG tCTGCGCCGACAACAACCACGTCCGCACGTGGACGGTGACAAGGTTCCGTGGGATGATCTCCACACAGCCCGGCTCCACCCCCCTCGCCTCCTTCAAGATCTTGGCACTGGAGTCCGTGGACGGGCACGGGGGCTGCAGCGCCGGCACAGACATtg GCCCTTTTGGTGAGCGGGACGACCAGCAGGTGttcctccagaaggtggtgccagACGCTAGCAAGCTGTACGTGCGGCTCTCCTCCACTGGCAAGAG GATTTGCGAGGTGTGCTCCGTGGACGGCACTCCCATCACGGCCTTCATGGTGCAGGAGTGTGAGGGCTCCAGCCGCATCGGCTCACGCCCACGTCGCTACCTCTTCACTGGCCACAGCAACGGCAGCCTCCAGATGTGGGACCTCACCACCGCCATGGAGATGGTGGGCCACGTGCCag ATACTGGCGGCCTCTCGGAGGAGGAGCTTCTCCGGGAATTGGAGCAGTGTGACTTGGCACTCAGCCACAGCCTAGAGACGAGCCCGGCTGGGTCCGTCACCCCCACAAGCACTCCCTGTGCTGCCAGCACCAG CAGCTTCCAGCTCCATGACGCGGACGGCGCCCGAGAGAGGCCCGCCAGGGGCTCCCCAGCCCTTCTTCCTCGCCACTTGAGCCGTGAGAATCCGACCCACCCTGATGTGCCGCGTGGGGACCTTGACAAGCGGCGCCAGGGCGGGAACTTTGTTGAGCGCTGCCAGGAGCTGGCCCGTTCCTCCGAGCTGGCCCAGCCCGAGGGCCAGTATGCCATCCGTTCCCGGGAGCTGGGGGCCAGGACGAGGCGAGGCAGGCCCTCTGCCGGCACTGCAGGCCAAAGGGCCCCCAACCCCAGCCCTCTGGAGCCCACCCTCCCACTGGCCCCATCCAGACTGCGGCTCAGCGAAACATCTTTCTGA